GACCGCAGAAGTATCCCAAAAAAATGTAGAAAATGCTGATGACGAGGTTTTAGCGGAACTTTTTCCATTTGTGGATTTGAAGGAAGAAGACGGCAGTTTATTAATCATTAAAAACCTTTGATATGAATGATGGATTGAACATTAAAGTTATTGAAAATAATGAAACCAAAAGCTCTTTCGATAAATCATTTGGGTTACTTAAACTTATAGAAGCAGGAGAATTTAAAGTTGAGGTGACTGAATTTGCAAACAAAAGAAAGCAAATTGATGCAGATTTTGCGAAAGGCGAACAGTTTGCCAGAGAAAAGTGGAATGAGAGAGCAACACAGCCAGAATGGACTAAGGTAAAACTTGACGAAAACTGGAACGCTAATAAAGCACAGCGGGAAGCTAAAAGGAGGAAATCAGTAGACGATTTAGAAATTGATTATAAAGAGGTAAACTGGGTATGGGTAGTCGCGCCGAAACAATTGCAGCCGAACGAACTCTCCCACAATGATTCTTTTACAAAAGGGATTACAGGAAGTGGCGTGTATAGCTTAAGATTCCCCAAAATTCTAGAAGGTGGCGGATTGGCTTATATGGAAGCTTTCCAACCGAAAGAGGGTGCGAAGGGCAAAAAGCCAAATGGTGTATTTGTGCAGGCTATGGGTAAGCCTAAGATTATTAGAGTAGAATGGACAGATTTTGATTACAATCTACTTAAAGATAGGCTTGTGGCATTTAATTCTGAAGTTCTGCTGCACATTTATACGGAAGGGCTATATGGACAGGAATTAGAAATTCAGCTTTTTGATGAGGATATTTTTACGGCGGATGACCAACTTAACGTTTCGGAAAAAAGTAGTTTTCAGCGGGAAGTAAATATTCATATTGTACATCCTAAGGAAGTTGGAAAGCCAGGTATTTCTGACGCTTTAGTAAAAGGCGGTCAAGATAATACAGATCAAAAAGCAGAGCAAGAAAATTATCTTCAAAAAACAACTATAGAAGTAAAAGTAGATTGGGGTTGGATGAAATTTGCGGGTGAAAACATAAAAATCTATCCAACCGTAAAATCGCGTAAGACAGGAGAATATTTTAAAAATTTCTCACGCGAACATTTAGAAGTGGGTATGAATGGAGTTTTGCACAGCGCACCTCAGGAGGTCACAAATCTTCCTGTTGTACAAAGTGAAATTTCTACCAACATCGCAGCTTATCATCCGTGTCAGTACACACAGTTAGACTATACAGATCCTAAAGGTTTGACAAATACCCTTTTTAAGGAAAAGTCCGCAGAGGAGCTTAATCCAAAACTTGAAATAGGCATCATTGTAGGAAGCGATCCCAAAAAATTTAGTTTAAAAGTGGATGACAAAGCTGACACGACAGATTGCCGTTTTGATAAGACGCCAAAAGATCATGATAAAAATATTTTTACTTACGATAAAGCGAAACTTCCCAAAAATATAAACATTACGGAACAGCAACCGAAAAATATTGCTGGAACTGCATTTTTTGATTATGAGAGAATGAATATGATGAAATATTTTTGGCTATCAAATGACTTTCAAAACAATCAAAAATATTCACATTTAAAAATTATTGCAGCAACTTGCAGACATCAAAATAATATAAATTTCTCTATTCTCCCCGATATTGAGTGGGAAGTGGCTTTTATAATTACAACAATGGCTGGTTTTAGAGTAAAGGCAGAAAATACTACAGTTACAAGGTTACAACAAGGTTTAGGTGAATACCAGTTTAAAGGAATTAAAGCAGAACAAACTGGAAAATTAATTCAAAAAGGTGGAGTTGGATATTCTCTTAACATAAAATATTCTATAAATGGGGGCGATTTTTATGAGCAGATTTCATTGAATTTTGTGAGAAATATCGAAAAAATTATCGGGACTTATAATTCTATTGTGGGTTTTGCTTCTTTATTTAAAGGAGATGAAAATAATAAAACCTCGGCCGCGATTTCAAAATCTGTCATCAATAAAATCACATTTGATATAGAACCACCATCAATAGTTTTTTTATTAAAATGGAAGTATGATTTTGCTAAAAGTAATGGACAACCCGTTGCCAACTTTACAGGTGCAGCCGGTTTTAAGCCATTAATCGGATTAAAAATTGGTTTTGATATTACGCAAAATCTATCTGTCTTTGGATTTGTTGGTACGGCTATAGAATGGCTGTTAGATATTATTGAAAATTTAATTAAAGAAGATATATACATATTGGCGGAAGCAGGAACTGCAATTAGTTATGATATTGGGTTATCTTACAATGAAATTGATGGTTTTGCTCCAAATACCAAACAGAAAGTCGTAGTCGATTTAACATTCACTTTTAAAGTTGGTATTAAAAAGAAAGATGTAATTATGATTCCAGATGTTAGAAGAATGGAAGGAAATACTATTCCTACAGATGTGGCTGAAAGGGAAAATTTTAAAATTGAAGGTTCAGTTGCAACAGGAATTCGTTATATTGAAGAGCATGGAATAGAAAAAGGAAAAGGCAAATACAAAAAAACTGAAACTTCTTGGCTTGGTGCAGAAATGACAATTATTGTAGTAACATTGGCTCATAATAGAAAACAAAATGCACCTCCTAACAATGAGTATAAAGATAAATTCATTATTTTAAAACCAAGAAAAATTACTCAACCAGAAACCGTGTATGAAAATAAATAAGTGTGGAAATTGATTTTAAAATAAAAGATGGCTTTTTAATTATAGAAAATTTTTTTATGATAGAAAAAATTAATCTAGATTCTATCGAAAATATTTTGATTTTTCATCATGATGAAAGATATGAATATCTAATAACTTTTTATTTATTAATGCCAATTAAATATATTGGTAAAAAGACATTTTGGAGTAAAATACTATTTCCTATTTTTTTAATATTTCACAAGGATAAAATGAAAATTGAAGAAAAGTTTCACGATGGAGATTTGCTTACTATTTTTACACTCTTGCAAGACAATTTAAAAAATGTAAAAATTCCTAACATGGAGGAAAATAGTCTGTTTTGGAAAACTACTGATAGTGGATACAGCATTCCGCTTGTAAAATTAGTTTACAGTAAAAATGAACAAGGCTTATCCGAAGTTTTAAAAAAATATAATATATTAAAAACCCAATAATATGCTCAAAAAAAATATAACTGTGTTCCTTTCATTTTTTTTAATTATTTGCTTTAATTGCCAGCAAAACGAAAACCCTAAAAACATTTGTAGAGATTGTGGCAGTTTTGATGTTTCTAAAATATCTTTTGATGAAAATGTAGATGTTCTTGTTTCTAAAACTCAAGTTTCAATTACTGCGTTTACAGATGGTTTTATAGAAAAAAAGCAAGATGCAATTTCTAAATCTGATAAAATTTTGGCTTATAAAATTAAAATTAGAAATCCTTTAAATGAAAATTTTGGAGAAGGATTTTTTAAATTTAGTAATGTTTTTAAATTTGATAATTTATCATTCTTGGTAGATTCCCAAAAAAATCTTATTTCTTATAAAGTGTATACAATTTATAATGGCGATAGCAAAAAAATTAATAATATTATAAATGACATCGATAGATTAATTGGAATGAAACATTCTATTAACACATTATATGCGGATGAATCTGAAATATATCAGTGGAAATCAAAAAAATACTTTTACCAAGTAATGAAAAATCAAAAATCTAAAAATTCGTTTTATGTTAGTTTATTGGTAATAAAAAATAATAGATTTAATGATTCTGTAAAAAAAGCAATTAAAAATGATGAAACCTTTTTACTTTTCAACGAAAATAGTTTCAAAAATGATAAATAATCAAACAAAAAGAAGCATTTTTAATAATAAAGTATGAAAAATTTAAGAGAGCCTTTTTACGAATTAGAAATAAAAACCGCCAATTGTTTCATTGAAATATTAATTAATGATTTCCCTGTTTTTAGTAACTTTCAAGATGGCGGAATGGCGGTAGATTACCCAATAAATGATGCGATTTTACATAGCGGAAAACATGTCATTACTGTAAAAATCTCTAGTCCTAAAAAAGGGGAAAGAATTTCAATATTTGCGAATTGCGAATTAAAAGTTTTTGTAAAAGAAGCAAATTTAGAAGCGTCTGGCAGAAATCTTGTTCACGCATTTCCCGCATTTAATTTTAAAGAAAATAATTTGCCAATGTTTGTTCAGAATAGTGCTTTCCAAGCAGAAGTTCCATACATAAATTTAGGTTGGGCAAAATCTTTAGATTTAACAAAAATAGAGGAAAAGCAATTGCTTGCAGAATTGAACGAAAATCTTTCTAAAATTACTGAAATATACAATACACGAAATGAAAATGAGTATCTCGCTTTATTTGATGAACGAACCAAAGAACATATAAAGAGTTTTTACTTAACCAAAGAAGAAATTAAAGATAATAATGAAAGTATTTTTTATGGTTTGCCGAAAAAAATTGAATCAATTGATTCTTCAAATTACAAGTTAGTCTTCTTTGGAGAAGGGAAAATGGTGTCATTGCAAGCGAAAAAGCAATCACCTGGTTTTGTATTTGAATCTGTAAACAAAGACGAATACGGTTTTACGGAAATGGTTTTATTTCATAAAAAAAATTCTGGTTCACAATTGGAAATTATCAGGTAAAATTAAATTTTTATGAAAACACTTTTATGCCGCTTATTTATTTTGAATCTAACAAATTGCCAAGAAAAAAAGATGATAAGTATTCTAATGAAAAAAATAGTAAAAACAATATGTATGTCCGCAACTTATCATATTTTCGTATATTTGCTTGATTGATAAATAATTGAGATGAATATATTTAGTTTTGGAGTAGAGTTTAGTAGTGAGCAGGATTGTATTAATCATTTTAAAGAAGAGCGGGATAAAATTGGAGTTGCTTGTCGGTGTGGAAGGAAGGATTTTTTCTGGATCAAAAGCCGACTAAGTTATGAATGTAAATCCTGTAAAAAACGTATTACATTGAAAAGTGGGACGATAATGGAAAACTCAAACTTATCATTTTTGACTTGGTACAAAGCGATGTTTCTTATGAGCGCAACTAAAAAAGGATTTTCTGCCAAAGAACTGCAAAGACAATTAGGATTGAAGCGTTATGAACCAGTTTGGGCGATGATGAATAAATTGAGAAAAGCAATGGGAAAGCGAGATGAGAGATATACTTTGGAGGGAATGATTGAAATGGATGAAGGCTATTTTACAGTTGAATCTACGGAGATAGAACAAGAAAAAGGTATTCGCGGAAGAGGTGCTGTTGGAAAACAAAATGTAGCAGTAATAGCCGAATCTACGCCATTGGAAGATATTGACACGGGTCAAAAATCGAAATCTTGCAGATATTTTAAAGCAATAGTTTTAGAGGATGACACAGCCGAAGGAATTAATGATTTGGTACAAAAGACAATCGCAGAATCGAGTATCGTATTTACCGATCAAAGCACGTCATATGTAGATATATCAACGCTTGTAGAAATTCATATCTCAGAGAAATCTACCAAAGAAACCACAAAAGATACCTTGCGTTGGGTTCACATATTCATCAGCAATGCAAAGAGAAATTTGTTAGGAAATTACCACAAAATAAAGCGCAAAAACCTTCAACTGTACCTCAATGAGTTCGTTTACAAACTTAATAGACGATATTTTGGCGACAAAATATTCGATAGAATCGTGATAGCAAGCATCACAGGAGTATGATTAAAAACGGACATACATTAAAAACAATAATATAATTGAGAAAACGTTAGTTTACACAATAAAAATTTCTCCTGCAAATCCTTACGAAGTACTTGTGTTGTAAGCTCCCCCGAAAACAGTACGATTCAAAAGTATAAAAATTATTAACTTTAAATCGTAATTATTATCATGAAAAAGAGTGTTTTTAGTCCTGCCAAGATTGCAGGTATTTTAAAGGAGTTTAGTGGAGGTCGTAGTGCCGAAGAATTAGCCAGAGAAAATGGCATCAGTATCGCCACTTTGTATAAATGGCGTCAAAGGTACAACGGCATGGAAGCCAGTGAGCTTAAACGTGTAAAAGAGCTGGAAGAGGAAAACGCCCGGCTTAAGCGTATGTACGCCAATCTGGCGATGGAACTCGATGTTGCTAAATATATTATCGAAAAAAAGCTCTAAAGCCTTGTCGGAAACGTCAGATCGTAAGAGAGATTAAAGAACTTCATCCGAAGGATTCTGGCAGGGCTTTACGCGTACTACATTTAAGCAGGAGCAGTTTTCACTACCGCTCGATCAAAGATGATTCTACGGTAATGATGGAACTGGAACAACTCACGCAAAATTACCCGCGTGAAGGTTTTTGGAAGTATTATTACCGCTTACGTAATAGAGGCGAGAAAATTAATCATAAGCGTCTTCACAGGATTTACAAGCAAATGAAACTTCCGTTACGTCGTAAGGCCAAGAAACGTCTTCCTGCACGAGTTAAGGTGCCATTGGAAGTACCCAAAACCTTTACTCATACATGGAGCATAGACTTTATGAGTGATGTATTATCAAATGGAAGGAAGTTCCGCAGTTTTAATGTGATTGATGATTATAACAGGGAAATCCTGCATATTGAGGTAGATTACAGTTTGAAAAGTTCACGAGTGATTTGGATTTTAAATCACCTGGTGAATAAATATGGTAAGCCTAAAAAGATACGTATGGATAACGGTCCTGAGTTCGTTGCCAATATTGCTTCCGTATGGAGCACGCTTAATGACATAACGTTTGCTTACATTCAGCCAGGAAAACCCACGCAGAATGCCTATATTGAACGTTTTAATAAAACTTACAGAGAGCAAATTCTGGACGCATACATCTTTGAAACTTTGGATGACGTAAGGAACATCACGCAAGATTGGGTTAACGATTATAGCCACGAAAGACCACATGAATCACTGGGCGGATTATCACCTGTGATGTGGAAAAATGGACAGCAAGCCCACCTTAAGGCCAGCTCTATTCCTGACCACTTTCCCACATCCGACGACAACAGTACCAATGTATTAAAAAAAAATTCTATTTTTGAACCGTACTGAAAATGGGGAGTCTACATTATCAAAAAATCATTTAAGGACTTATAGTTACCATCCTTGATTATAAAATTCTCTAAATCTTTGTCTTCTTTTATGTTAATGACCGAATCTTTACATAGTTCTTGTATAATTAAAAAATTTTTCTTTATCTAGAAAGCTTGGATTCCACTCAACAGGTTCAGAAACTTCTTCCAAAGAGTTTTTAGTAAATTCTCTGTAATTATATTCCCATCCTACTAAATCGTTATTAAATTTTTTTAATCTACAGTCTATATATAATTTTAAGGGTTATATTGATAGATCATCTCCAAAGATGCTCATGGGCAAACTCTGATACTTATACGATAACCGAGTCCAAATTGCTTCAAGAAAAAAATTTGTTGGATTATAAGAAGAACTTGCGTAGAAACTCCACCAATTTTTTTTGTCTATTTGATAGCCAAAAGGATTGCCGTTTAATTTAACTAATGAGTATGTTCCACAAATTATTAAATTAGGAAAATTATGAGGTCCAAAACCGTGCTTTATATTTTCCCTGTCATTAGAGATGTTCTCACCTAAATAATTAATGAAAGATTCTCTCAAATTAAATTCGTTATTAAAACCATTATAACCACATACAATTCTAACAGGCAAAACAGCTTCATTTTTCAAAAAGTGATAAAGACCTTCTTCCTCAATTATATGATTTTTGCTTCGAAATATTGATAAATCTTTTCTTGCAATTGATTTAAAAGCATCTCTTAAAAGTCTAAATTGAAAATCTTCGATTTTTTCTGAATTGTAATGATCAATAATAAATTGAAGATTTGTGTATGAATCTTTTATATCTTTTGAGTAAAGATTTTTTTTAACCTGAATTATGGCAATAACTTGCTCTGATGGAAATATATAGCGTTCGGTATATGGTATTGTTTCGCCATCTCCATCAACAAGTAAAACATCAAATTCTGTGTCACATCCTTTGATAAAACTGTTCTTCACAATTTTTAATCCCAAGTCTTTAAACATTGCTTTTGTCAAAACAGCTTCTGTAAGCCCTTCAAACATAGTTCCTATTGTAGTAGGATGTTTTATTTTTTGTTTATTTAAAATATCTGTTTCAACTTTTATAAATTCATTTAATAAATCTGAGATTGTGTTTATCATTATATTCTTTTTTAAAATTGAATTTTAAATGCAGCAATTATTTTTATTATTTCTTTTAAGAGCTTAATATAGTATTCTTATTAGTTTACCTTTTAATAATAATTCTGCAAAATCTTATTTACTTAATTTTTGATTATCAACAAATAAAAGTATTGACTATTTTCGTGGGAGCCTATGTGGGAAGGTAATATATTTTTAAATGTCATGCAATGTCATAAAATACAAACAGCCAAAACTTAAAAAGTTTTGGCTGTATTTTTGGCTGTAATTACCGTAAGTAATTGATAATCAACTGAAATTGTAGAGAGGATGGGATTCGAACCCACGGTACAGTTACCCGTACACTACCTTTCCAGGGTAGCTCCTTCAACCACTCGGACACCTCTCTGATTGAAGACTGCAAAAATAGGGTAATTAATTGAATTCTAAAAATGGAAAACAAAAATTCTTGAAAATAATATGATGTCGATTGATATTTGCGCCTATCTTATTATTCTACATTGATTGACATGCAGTTTTTTGACGCTTGTTTTTGAAATTTATATCTCAATTTATTCAGAAACTTCACCACATAAATTTTTAACAAAATTCTCCGCAAAACTACCTCCGTAATTAGGATTATCTAAAAGATGCATTGCCTTCGTAATCGCGCTTTCGGCCGTAATATCATTTCCACTAATAGCACCGATTTCACGGAAAATATTAGAGTTGGTATATTTTCCAAAGCTAATTCCACCCGACACACATTGCGAAATAACCACGATTTCAGTTCCATTCTCTCGAAGTTTTTGCAAAATTTTCTTCGTTTGTTCCGTATTGAAAATAGTTCCGGAGCCAAAAACCTGCAGGACCAAAACTTTCACATGAGGGATTTCCGTAAAATGATTCAAATGCATTCCGGGAAAAATCCGCCAGAATAAAACATCTTGTGATATATGAGTATCCACGGTAAATGGCTCCTCTGTTTTCGAGCGCCACAAAAAATCTTTTTCAACATTTAAATGAACCCCAGATTGACCGAGAACCGGATAATTCGGCGTTTGATACGCATCAAAAAACTCCGCAGAATATTTTAAAGTTCGGTTTCCACGAAGGAGTTTATATTCAAAATAAACCGCAACTTCCTGAATAACTGCCTCATCATGATCATATAAACTGGCGTAATACAAACTGGTCAAAAGGTTCTCTTTTGCGTCTGTTCGCAAATCCCCAATTGGCAATTGGGAACCTGTTAAAATCACTGGTTTTCGCAAATTTTTCAACATAAAACTCAGGGCAGAAGCAGAATAAGACATCGTATCCGTTCCATGAAGAATCAAAAAGCCGTCGTAGTTTTCGTAGTTTTTACCAATGTGGTTGGCGATGATTATCCATTCTTTCGGTCCCATATCCGAGGAATCCAGGGGTTTTCGAAACGGATAAACTTCTACTTCACATTCGATCAACTTCATTTCCGGAA
This DNA window, taken from Kaistella carnis, encodes the following:
- a CDS encoding IS1595 family transposase → MNIFSFGVEFSSEQDCINHFKEERDKIGVACRCGRKDFFWIKSRLSYECKSCKKRITLKSGTIMENSNLSFLTWYKAMFLMSATKKGFSAKELQRQLGLKRYEPVWAMMNKLRKAMGKRDERYTLEGMIEMDEGYFTVESTEIEQEKGIRGRGAVGKQNVAVIAESTPLEDIDTGQKSKSCRYFKAIVLEDDTAEGINDLVQKTIAESSIVFTDQSTSYVDISTLVEIHISEKSTKETTKDTLRWVHIFISNAKRNLLGNYHKIKRKNLQLYLNEFVYKLNRRYFGDKIFDRIVIASITGV
- a CDS encoding DUF6602 domain-containing protein; translation: MINTISDLLNEFIKVETDILNKQKIKHPTTIGTMFEGLTEAVLTKAMFKDLGLKIVKNSFIKGCDTEFDVLLVDGDGETIPYTERYIFPSEQVIAIIQVKKNLYSKDIKDSYTNLQFIIDHYNSEKIEDFQFRLLRDAFKSIARKDLSIFRSKNHIIEEEGLYHFLKNEAVLPVRIVCGYNGFNNEFNLRESFINYLGENISNDRENIKHGFGPHNFPNLIICGTYSLVKLNGNPFGYQIDKKNWWSFYASSSYNPTNFFLEAIWTRLSYKYQSLPMSIFGDDLSI
- a CDS encoding asparaginase; amino-acid sequence: MKRKVLLIYTGGTIGMEKDYETGSLMAFDFGNIFQKIPEMKLIECEVEVYPFRKPLDSSDMGPKEWIIIANHIGKNYENYDGFLILHGTDTMSYSASALSFMLKNLRKPVILTGSQLPIGDLRTDAKENLLTSLYYASLYDHDEAVIQEVAVYFEYKLLRGNRTLKYSAEFFDAYQTPNYPVLGQSGVHLNVEKDFLWRSKTEEPFTVDTHISQDVLFWRIFPGMHLNHFTEIPHVKVLVLQVFGSGTIFNTEQTKKILQKLRENGTEIVVISQCVSGGISFGKYTNSNIFREIGAISGNDITAESAITKAMHLLDNPNYGGSFAENFVKNLCGEVSE